One part of the Bacteroidales bacterium genome encodes these proteins:
- the cas1b gene encoding type I-B CRISPR-associated endonuclease Cas1: MKKNYYLFNPGRLSRKDNTLKFTPVDEEGKDLKPKYLPVEGIEELYVFGSLDANSALYNFLGKNQISVHFYDYYENFTGSFMPRDSLLSGKMQIAQTKSYLDNEKRIEIAREFIDGASFNILKNLKYYENRGKDLMSIIDIIEQLRNKIHEVKEIPELMGIEGNIRKIYYDAFNLIIDNFEMGGRTKQPPLNEVNSLISFGNMMCYSQCLRAIHLTQLNPTISFLHSPGERRYSLSLDLAEIFKPILVDRVIFKVLNKKELQKKDFDIKLNRVILKDKGKKTFITAFENRLNETIQHRTLKRKVSYKHLIKLECYKLTKHLLGIEEYKPFKIWW; encoded by the coding sequence ATGAAAAAAAACTACTACTTATTCAACCCAGGCCGATTATCACGCAAAGACAATACTTTAAAATTTACACCTGTTGACGAAGAAGGAAAAGATTTAAAGCCTAAGTATCTGCCAGTCGAAGGTATAGAAGAATTGTATGTTTTCGGTTCATTAGATGCAAATAGTGCATTATATAATTTTCTCGGCAAAAATCAAATATCAGTTCATTTTTATGATTATTACGAAAATTTCACAGGCTCGTTTATGCCAAGAGATTCTTTACTGTCAGGAAAAATGCAGATTGCCCAGACAAAGTCATATCTTGATAATGAAAAGCGAATTGAGATAGCACGGGAATTTATTGATGGTGCAAGTTTTAATATACTGAAAAACCTGAAATATTATGAAAACAGGGGAAAGGATTTGATGTCAATAATTGATATTATTGAACAATTAAGGAATAAAATTCATGAAGTAAAAGAAATTCCGGAACTTATGGGGATAGAAGGTAATATAAGGAAAATTTATTACGATGCTTTCAATCTGATTATAGATAATTTTGAAATGGGAGGACGAACAAAACAACCACCTTTAAATGAAGTAAATTCCTTGATTTCGTTTGGTAATATGATGTGTTATTCGCAATGTTTACGTGCCATTCATTTAACACAACTAAATCCGACTATTAGTTTTTTACATAGTCCGGGAGAGAGACGTTATTCTCTTTCACTTGATTTAGCCGAAATATTCAAACCTATATTGGTTGACAGAGTAATTTTTAAAGTGTTGAATAAAAAGGAATTACAAAAAAAAGATTTTGATATAAAACTCAATCGTGTTATCTTGAAAGATAAAGGAAAAAAAACATTTATAACTGCTTTTGAAAATCGTCTGAATGAAACAATTCAACATAGGACTTTAAAACGTAAAGTAAGCTATAAACACTTGATAAAATTAGAATGTTACAAACTAACCAAACATTTACTGGGGATTGAAGAATATAAACCTTTTAAAATTTGGTGGTAA
- a CDS encoding nucleotidyl transferase AbiEii/AbiGii toxin family protein yields MILQKEVIEIAERSAMPKSTIDKDWVLGHFLNAFYGDEFNRKHFVFKGGTCLKKCHFKKYRFSEDLDFTLINPEIDIDRKFFNKIISITTEKCGIQFHINSFKKQVFNDIPQGYKVVIKFWGADHKPNQPPLPWERWLTKIEIDITFTEKIITPYVEKSIYHEYSDRELVKNIIPVYSIEEILAEKLRSFFQRSYPAPRDFYDVWYICNNVDIPDWKSFRNLFNEKMAVKNQKYDVNIFRDKFVKDKVSKAWYNSLGNHLKPDDLPKPDEVFEFLNTFVVEKLK; encoded by the coding sequence ATGATCCTTCAAAAAGAGGTAATCGAAATTGCAGAAAGGTCTGCCATGCCAAAATCTACTATAGATAAAGATTGGGTGTTGGGGCATTTTTTAAATGCTTTTTATGGGGATGAATTTAACAGGAAACATTTTGTTTTTAAAGGAGGTACATGTTTAAAGAAATGTCATTTTAAAAAATATCGTTTTTCAGAGGATTTGGATTTTACATTAATAAACCCTGAAATTGATATTGACAGAAAATTTTTTAATAAAATCATTTCAATAACAACTGAAAAGTGTGGTATTCAGTTTCATATTAATTCTTTCAAAAAACAGGTCTTTAATGATATTCCGCAAGGTTATAAAGTTGTAATTAAATTTTGGGGTGCTGACCACAAACCCAACCAACCACCTTTGCCATGGGAAAGATGGTTGACAAAGATTGAAATTGATATTACTTTTACTGAAAAAATTATTACTCCTTATGTTGAAAAATCTATTTATCATGAATACTCTGACAGGGAACTCGTTAAAAATATAATACCTGTTTATTCTATTGAAGAAATATTAGCAGAGAAGCTCAGATCCTTTTTCCAACGTTCCTATCCCGCACCAAGAGATTTCTATGATGTTTGGTACATTTGTAATAATGTGGATATTCCTGATTGGAAAAGTTTTAGAAATTTATTTAATGAGAAAATGGCAGTAAAAAACCAAAAATATGATGTAAATATTTTTCGTGATAAGTTTGTCAAAGATAAAGTAAGTAAAGCATGGTATAATAGTCTTGGCAATCATCTTAAACCTGATGATTTACCTAAACCTGATGAAGTATTTGAATTTTTAAATACATTTGTTGTTGAAAAATTGAAGTAA
- the cas4 gene encoding CRISPR-associated protein Cas4, with amino-acid sequence MITGTHFNYYFICHRKLWLFSNGIQMEHTSDTVYEGKLIQETTYPQRSEKYQEIEIGGIKIDYYDTKNKVIHEVKKSDKVDTAHKWQLKYYIYMLQQSGIDGVTGLLEYPKLRKTEEILLSQRDCEEIEVIISDIEKIINSENCPLKINRNFCRKCSYYDFCWID; translated from the coding sequence ATGATAACCGGCACACACTTTAATTACTATTTTATCTGCCACCGAAAACTCTGGCTTTTTTCAAACGGTATCCAGATGGAACATACTTCCGATACTGTATATGAAGGCAAACTAATACAGGAAACAACTTATCCGCAACGTTCAGAAAAATACCAGGAAATAGAAATTGGTGGAATAAAGATTGATTATTATGATACAAAAAACAAGGTCATTCACGAAGTGAAAAAGTCAGATAAAGTTGATACTGCTCATAAATGGCAATTAAAATATTATATTTATATGCTTCAGCAAAGTGGAATAGATGGTGTTACGGGCTTATTAGAATATCCAAAACTAAGAAAAACCGAAGAAATACTTTTAAGCCAAAGAGATTGCGAAGAAATTGAAGTAATTATAAGTGATATTGAAAAAATAATTAATTCAGAGAATTGTCCATTAAAGATAAATCGGAATTTTTGCAGAAAATGTTCTTATTATGATTTTTGTTGGATTGATTAA
- a CDS encoding GxxExxY protein — translation MENDKLTEKIIACAFKVHNTLGSGFLEKVYENALRIELKKAGFNVEQQYPIPVYYDDEQVGDYYADLLVNKKIIIELKAVENMIAKHEVQLVNYLAGTGFEIGLLINFGSSVEVKRKYRIYKPNK, via the coding sequence ATGGAAAATGATAAATTAACAGAAAAAATTATTGCTTGTGCTTTTAAAGTTCATAACACTCTTGGCTCTGGGTTTTTAGAAAAAGTTTATGAAAATGCACTAAGAATAGAATTGAAAAAAGCCGGTTTTAATGTTGAACAGCAATATCCAATTCCCGTTTATTACGACGATGAGCAGGTAGGAGATTACTATGCTGATTTATTAGTTAACAAAAAGATTATTATTGAATTAAAAGCAGTTGAAAATATGATAGCCAAACATGAAGTACAATTAGTAAATTATTTAGCAGGAACAGGTTTTGAAATAGGTTTGCTGATTAATTTCGGAAGTTCAGTAGAAGTTAAAAGGAAATACAGAATTTACAAACCAAATAAATAA
- the cas2 gene encoding CRISPR-associated endonuclease Cas2 encodes MYVILVYDMGEKRVGKMLKLCRRYLNWIQNSVFEGEITEVKLKELISNAKNIMEMEKDSLILFKSRQEEWLDKEIVGTERSTLDRFL; translated from the coding sequence ATGTATGTAATATTAGTATATGATATGGGAGAAAAAAGAGTAGGCAAAATGCTAAAACTCTGTCGAAGATATTTAAACTGGATACAAAATTCGGTTTTTGAAGGAGAAATAACAGAAGTTAAATTAAAAGAATTAATTTCAAATGCAAAAAATATTATGGAAATGGAAAAAGACAGTCTTATTCTTTTTAAAAGCCGTCAGGAAGAATGGCTTGATAAGGAAATAGTTGGAACAGAGCGTAGTACACTTGACAGGTTTTTATAA